DNA from Acidobacteriota bacterium:
GCGATGTCCGTCACCAGGGCCCGGATTCGGGCGATCATTTTGACCCTTTCGGTGACGCTGACGGCCCGCCGCGCGTCCAGGAGATTGAAATTGTGGGAGCACTTGAGGCACATATCATACGCGGGAAGCAGGAGATTCCGTTGAATGAGCGCAGCCGCTTCTCTCTCCGCGGCGTCAAACGCCTGCCTGAGTTGAGCCGTATCGGCCCGTTCGAAATTGTACTCGGAGAATTGTTTTTCCTCGTCCAGTCGGAGGTCGCGGTAGGAGACGTCGTTCGACCAATCGAGGTCGTAGATATCGTCCTTTTCCTCGAGGAACATCTCGAGCCTTTCGAGACCATAGGTGATCTCGGCCGATACGGGGGACAGATCGATGCCGCCCGCCTGCTGGAAATACGTGAATTGCGTGATTTCCAGCCCGTCCAGAAGAACCTGCCAGCCCACGCCCCAGGCGCCGATGGTCGGCGACTCCCAGTTGTCCTCGTCAAAGCGGAGATCGTGGTCTTCGAGACGTATGCCCAGGGCGACAAGGCTGTCGATGTAGAGTTGCTGGATGTCCATGGGCGAAGGCTTGATGATGACCTGGTACTGGTGGTGTTTCTGGACGCGGTTGGGGTTTTCGCCGTAACGGCCGTCCGTCGGACGGCGGGACGGCTGGACGTAGGCGACTTTCCAAGGTTTCGGCCCCAACACCCGGAAGAAGGTGTCCGGCGTCATGGTTCCGGCGCCGACTTCGACATCGTAACTCGGAGCCAGGTAACAACCCCGGTCCGCCCAATAATGGTGCAGGTTCAGGATGAGATTTTGAAGCGACATGTCAGGGGTTTTTCTCCCACCGGAGAACGGGGTTGCGGGCCGCTCCCGTTTCGTCCAGCCTCCGGACATAGGTGATATGGGGGGCGGAACGAAGGACCTCAGGGTCCTTTTCGGCTTCCCCGGCGATCTTGACCATGGCCTCGATGAAGAGATCCAGATCGCGGCGGCTTTCCGTCTCCGTCGGCTCGATCATCAGGGCGCCGTGGACGATCAAGGGGAAAGACATCGTCGGCGGATGAACCCCGGTATCGATCAGCCGCTTGGCGATGTCCAGATTGGAAACGCCGTGCTCCTTCTGCCGCTTGTCGGAAAAAACGCATTCGTGGAGAGTCGGCGCGTCGTATTTCAGGTGATACAAGCCTTCAAGGCTTTTACGGATGTAGTTGGCGTTCAGGACGGCCGTCTCCGCGATTTCGCGCATCCCCCGGGGCCCAAGACTCAAAATGTAGCAGAGAGCCCGGACGACGACCAGATAATTGGCGAAGAAGCTTCTCATCCGGCCGATCGACTTGGGCCGATCGGTGTCGATGGCGAACCGCCCCTCTTTTTCGACCACAACCGGGACGGGAAGATACGGCTCGAGGATTTTCTTGACTCCGACCGGACCCGAACCCGGCCCTCCCCCGCCGTGAGGTGTGGAAAAAGTCTTATGCAGGTTCAAATGGAGAACATCGACGCCCATGTCGCCCGGCCGGACGATCCCGGTCAGAGCATTCATGTTGGCGCCGTCCATGTAAACCAGCCCGCCCTTGTCGTGAACGATCCGGGTGGCCTCGAGGATTTCCGATTCGAAAACGCCGAGAGTGTTGGGATTCGTCACCATGAGGGCGGCGACCTCGTCCGACATGGCCTCGGCCAGATTGCCGAGGTCGATCATTCCGGCGGCGTTGGACTTGATTTCCTTGACGGTGTATCCGCAGATATGGGCCGAAGACGGGTTGGTGCCGTGGGCGGAATCGGGAATGAGGACGAATTTGCGCGGGTCTCCCCTGTCCTCGAGAAGGGCCCGGATGAGCATCATCCCGGCAAGTTCCCCATGGGCGCCGGCGGCCGGCTGCAGGGAAAAGGCGTCCATCCCCGTGATTTCGGAAAGAAGCTTTTCCGTCAGCTTGAGGACTTCCAGGTTTCCCTGGATGTCCTCCTCCGGCGCCTGGGGATGGGACTCCGTAAAGGCCGGAAGGGACGAAAGCTTCTCGTTGATCTTCGGATTGTATTTCATGGTGCAGGACCCCAGGGGGTAGATGCCCATGTCCACACAATAATTCTTTTGGGACAACCGCGTGAAATGACGGGTGACTTCGGTTTCGGAGACTTCGGGAAATCCCTCAATGGTTTCCCTCAGAGCGACCCCGGAAAGCGTCTCGGCGCTTTCGGGAACGTCCAGAGGCGCCAGGTAAGAACATCCCTTGCCTTCGGCACTGATTTCAAAAAGGAGCGGTTCGCGGATTTCGCGGATCATCGGAGCACCTCCTCGAGTCCGGCGGCCAGGCGGTCGATGTCCTCTCCGGCATGGAGTTCGGTGATACAGACCAGGACACAGCGTTCGAATCCGGGACCCGACTTGTCCAGCCCGATCCCGCCCCGGATGCCCTTCTTCCGGAGCGCCTTGTCGACGTCGAGCCAGGGTTTGGGAAGTTGGATGACGAATTCGTTGAACACAGGCCCGGAAAATCGTCTTTCAACGCCGCGGACGGCAAGAAGTTTTTCCAGGGCATAGGCTGTTTTCGCGACGTTGTGCCGGGCGGCCCTCCGGAGACCTTCCCGGCCCATCGCGGCCAGGTAGATCGTCGCCCTCAAGGCGCAGAGGGCCTGGTTCGTGCAAATGTTCGACGTGGCCTTTTCCCTGCGAATGTGTTGTTCGCGGGTGGACAGCGTGAGAACGTATCCTCTTTGCCCCTCGACGTCGGTCGTTTGTCCGCAGATGCGCCCCGGAAGCTGCCTCAGGTATTCCTTGCGGGCGGCCATGAACCCGAGATAAGGGCCGCCGAATCCGAGCGGAATCCCGAAGGATTGCGCTTCGCCGGCGACGATATCGGCCCCCAGCTTGCCCGGCGCTTCCAAAAGAGCCAGGGACAGGGCTTCCGCGACCATGGCGACGGACAGAGCGCCTTTGGTTTTGGCGGCCGTGGAGATCGAACGGACATCTTCGCAGACACCGAAATAGTTGGGCGACTGGAAAAGCACGGCGGCCGTGCCGTCATCCAGGGCCTTGTCCAGGGCCGCGGCATCCACGGTTCCCCGTTCGGTGAAGGGAACCTCCTCAACAGTCAGATCGAGGTTGCGGACATAGGTCCGGATGACCTCCCGGTATTGAGGATGAAGGGATGCGGCGACCAGAACCTTGGCCTTTCCCGTCACTCTTTGGGCCATAAGAACGGCCTCGGCGGCGGCCGTCGCTCCCTCATAAAGGGACGCGTTGGCAATGTCCAGACCGGTCAATTGGCAGATCAGGGTTTGGAATTCGAAGATAACCTGAAGCGTCCCCTGACTGACCTCGGGCTGATAGGGGGTGTAGGGACTGACGAATTCGCCCCGCGAACTCAGATAATCGACGACCGAAGGGATGAAATGGGGGTAAGCGCCGCCGCCCATGAAAGAGAGGATCCCGGCCGGAGCATTCCGGCCGGCGATCGCCTGGATTTCGGCCGCAAGCTCCATTTCCGAGAGCGGCCCCGGCAGATCGAGGTCTTTCTTCAGATGAATGGCCTCGGGAATGCAGCAGAAAAGATCATCGACCGAGGAGACGCCGATCCTTTCCAGCATCTCCTTTCTGTCCCTTTCGCTTAATGAGAGATAGCTCATATCGGCAGGCTCAGCTTTCGAGGCTTTCGATGTGTTTTTCGTAATCGGACGCAGTCATCAGGCCGTCCAATTCGGCCTTGTCGCGAATTTTCATCCGGACGATCCAGCCTCCGCCGTGGGGATCCTTGTTGATCAAGTCGGCGGCCTGGGTGAGTTTTTCGTTGACGGCCGCGATCTCGCCTCCGATCGGGGCGTAGATGTCCGAGACCGATTTCACGGATTCGACGACGCCGATGGGCTGTCCGGCGTCCAACGCTTTCCCTACGGCGGGGAGCTCAACAAAAATGATGTCGCCGAGCTGTTTCTGGGCGTAGTCGGTGATGCCGATGATCGCCTCACCGCCCTCGATCTTGATCCATTCATGGTCCTTGGAATAGGAATAATCGTTGGGATACATCATAAGCCTCCTTTTTTATCTTGCCTGCGCCGGAGCGCGGATTTATGCCTCGCCTCTTTTATAAAACGGAGTCGGGACGACACGGGCCGCAAGAGTCCGGTCCCGGACCACGACCGCGATCTCCGTCCCCGGAGCCGTCAGGTCGATGGGAAGGTAGGCCAGCCCGATGGCCTTTTTGAGAAACGGCGAAAACGTCCCGGAACAGACCTCGCCGACCGGCCGTCCGTCCGCCAGAATGGGATAATGGGGACGGGCGATGCCCTTGTCGATGATTTCGAAACCGGCGATCTTTCTCTTCAAACCCTCGGCCTGCTGTTTTTCCAGGGCGGCCTTGCCGAGGAAATCGCCTTTCTGAAACTTGACGATCCACTTGAGATCCGCCTCGAGAACCGTCGTTTTGTCGCTGATGTCGTTTCCGTAAAGCATCAGCTTGGCTTCGAGTCTGAGGGTGTCGCGGGCGCCCAGACCCACGGGAAGAACGCCGGCTTCCCGGCCCTGCTCGAGAAGGGCCTCCCAGATTTTTCCCGGATCGGGATCGGTGGTGTAGATTTCAAACCCGTCCTCACCCGTATATCCGGTGCGGGAAATGAGGGCGTCGATGCCGGCCGCCTTGCCGAAAGCCGACCGGAAGGTCTTCATGCCGTCGAGATCGACATCGGTCAGCGGCGAGAGAATCGCCTGGGCTTTCGGTCCCTGGACGGCGATCTGGGAATACGCGTCGCTCCTGTTCTCGATGCGGACATCGAAATTTTCCCTGTGGTCGACGATCCAGGCGAAATCCTTGTCGGTGTTCGAGGCGTTGACGACGAGCAGATAAGTGTTCTCCGCCAGGAAATAAACCAGCATATCGTCGACAAAAGTCCCCTCGGGAGTCGTCAGGGCCGTGTACTGAACCATGCCGGCCTTGAGACGCGAGGCGTCGTTGGGCGTCAGGTATTGAACAAAAGGCAGGGCGTCCGGGCCTTCGATATGAATTTCGCCCATATGCCCGACATCGAACAGTCCGGCCCGGGTCCGGACGGCCATGTGCTCGTCGATGATTCCCTTGAATTCGACGGGCATTTCCCAGCCGAAAAACTCAACCATCCGGCCGCCGAGTTTCTTGTGAAAAGAATTCAAACGGGTCAGTTTCATGATGGCGTCCTTTCGGAAATGATGACATCCATGGATACCACATCCCGCAAAGTCGCGCAAGTTCTTGTCCCAAACCATGATTTTGCTATAATAAATGGCCATGATCGACTTCAAAAACCGCCTGAAAAAACAGATCGCCGAAAGGCTCGGGGATACCTATCCTCTGGAGCCGGGCGACATCGATTTCACGCCGACGCCGAACGCCGCCCTGGGCGACATCGCCCTGGCCTTTCCTTTCCAGCTCGCCCGCCGGCTCAAGACCAATCCCCGGGCTCTGGCCTCGGAAATCGCGGGACGTCTTCTCCCCCTCGATGGTGTCGAGCGCCTGGATATCGCCGGGGCGGGATACATCAATCTTTTCCTCGATCGGACGGCATTCTTTGCGGCGGTTCTCAGGGACACCGATCGCACAGTCCCGATTCCCGAGGAAGACAAGATCATTATCGAACACACCAACATCAATCCGAACAAGGCGGCCCACGTCGGGCATCTCCGAAACGCCTGTCTCGGCGACACCCTGGCCCGTTGCCAGCGGCATCGGGGCGAGAACGTCGAAGTCCAGAATTATGTCGACGACACCGGTGTCCAGGTGGTGGACGTCGTCTTCGGGCTGATGGAACTCGAGGGAATTTCATCGCCCGCCGAACTGGACCGTATCCCCGGGAAATTCGATTACTATTGTTGGGATCTTTATGCCCGCATATCCCCCCACCTGGCCGCCCATCCTGAAAGCGGTGAACGCAAGGCCGGGATCCTCAAGAAAATCGAGCACGGCGAAGATCCCGAAGCCGGTCTGGCCCACGCCGTCTCGCGCCGCATTCTGAGGGCTCACCTGGCCACCATGAACCGGCTCGGAATTTCCTACGATGTCCTGCCCTGCGAAAGCTCCATCCTGCGCCAGGCCTTCTGGGAAAAAGCCTTCGAACGGCTCAAGGAACGGCAGGCGATTCATTACGTCGGAAGCGGCGACAACGCCGGATGCTGGGTCATGCGCCTCGAGGACGAGCCCGACCGGGAGAAAATCATCGTCCGGTCCGACGGCACCGTGACTTATGTCGGCAAAGACATCGCCTACCAGCTCTGGAAATTCGGCCTTCTCGACCGGGATTTCTATTATGAGCCGTTCATCGAAGACGCCGGCCGAACGGTCTGGATCACCACGCCTTCGCCCCAACCAAACAGCCCGTCCTTCGGCCGCGGCTCCCGGGTCTACAACGTTATCGACTCCCGGCAGGCCTATCTGCAGAAGGTCGTCGTCCAGGGACTGAAATCTCTGAAATATGAGAATCAGGCGGCAAAATCCATTCATTTCTCCTACGAGATGGTGGCCTTATCCCCGAAGAGTCTCGAGGAACTCGGCTATCAGGCCACGGACGAAGAGAAGGACCGGGCTTTTCTCGAGGTCTCCGGCCGAAAGGGCCTGGGCGTCAAGGCCGACGACCTTTTGGACCGGCTCGAGGAGAAGGCCCGGGCGGAAGTCTCCGGCCGCAATCCCGAACTCGATCCGGAAGCGGCGGCCGAAGTCGCCCGCCATGTCGCCTGCGGCGCCCTGAGGTATTTCATGCTGAAGTTTTCCCGGAACTCGCTCATCGTCTTCGACTTCGACGAGGTTCTGAGTTTCGAGGGGGAAACCGGTCCCTATCTGCAATACACGGCGGTCCGGATGAACAGCATTTTCCGGAAATTGCGGGAACGTGACAAAACAGCCGAGACCGCCCTTCACACCCTCGAGACCGCCCCGCCGTCCCTGACCCGTCTTCCGGAAAAGGAACTTGCGGACACCTGGGATCTTGTGACGGTCATGTCCTCCATCGAAGAGGACGTTGTGCGGTCCGTCGCCGCCCTGGAGTTTTCCCATCTGGCCCGCTTCGCGTTCACTCTCTGCCAGAAAATCAACTCCTATTACCACCGCTATCCGATCCTTTCGGAAACCGATCCCGAACTCCGGAACATCCGGCTTTTGACGATAGCCGCCGCCCGCCGGACGCTCGGCGCGGCTCTCGCCCTGATGGGCATTCCGATCCCGGAAAAGATGTGAGGCAACGACCGGAACCGCGTTCCGGTTTTGTCGATATGGAGGTTCAACATGATTGAAGTTCAGGATCTCGTCAAGAAGTACGGCGACTTCCCGGCCGTCAAAAAGCTGAGCTTCGAGGTCCCGCAGGGAAAAATCTGGGGGCTCCTCGGGCCGAATGCGGCGGGGAAAACGACCACCATGCGGATTTTAACCGGGTTTCTTCCGGCCACGGACGGCGCCGCGCGTGTTGCGGGCATCGATGTCTTCGAACGCCCCGACGCGGCCAAGAGAATCCTGGGCTATCTGCCCGAAAACGTCCCGCTCTACCCGGAAATGACCGTGGCCTCCTACCTGGGATTCGTGGCCGCGATCAAACAGGTTCCCAAGGCGAAAAAAAAGGAGGCCGTCGTCCGCGCCGTGCGCTCGGCCGGGCTCGAAACGGTCCGGGGGCGTCTGATCAAGAACATTTCCCGTGGATTCAAGCAACGGGTCGGCATCGCCCAGGCTCTGATCCATGACCCGCAGATCCTGATTCTCGACGAGCCGACGATCGGGCTCGACCCCGCCCAGATCATCGAAATCCGGGAACTCATCCGATCGTTGAGAGGCGAAAGGACGATCATCCTGTCCACCCATCTTCTGGCCGAAGTCACCCAGGTCTGCGACGGCGTGACCATCATCAACGAAGGCCGGCTCATGGCCTCGGGAACGCTCGACGAGCTGACGGCCTCGGCCCGATCGACGGACGGCGTCGTTCTCAAGCTTCGCAAGTCCGGACCCGAGTCCACAGCGGCGCTCCGGGCGATTCCCGGCGTCGACACCGCGGCGATCCGGGATTCCGAAATCGAAGTCGCCTGGAGCCGGGGACGAGATCTCCGCGAAGCGGTCGCCCGCACCGTCGTCGAAAAGGACCTCGGGCTTCTGGAAATGAAGTCCCTGGGGATGAACATCGAAGATCTCTATCTCAAGATCGTCTCGGGAGGTCTCGAATCATGAGAAATATCCTGTCCATCGCCAAAAGAGAGATCCAGGCTTATTTCACATCGCCGATCGCCTACGTTGTGATCGCCGTGTTTCTTCTGCTGACGGGCTTTTTTTTCTACAGCCTCGTCTGGTGGTTCAACTCCCAGGCCATGCAGATGGCTCAAAATCCCACCTATTTCCAGCAGATCAACATCAACCAGATGGTTTTCACCCCGCTCTTTCACAACATCAGCATCATTCTTCTTCTGATGCTGCCGCTCCTGACCATGAGGCTGTTCGCCGAAGAAAAGAAAATCGGGACCGAAGAGCTTCTCTTCACCTCCCCGGTCTCCGTCAACCAGATCATTTTCGGAAAATACCTGGCATCCCTCGCCGTGCTCGCCGCCATGCTCCTGTTGTCCGGTCTGCTCTCGATATTCACCTTCGCCTACGGCAACCCCCAGATCGCGCCTCTTCTCAACGGATATCTCGGCCTCTTCCTCATGGGGGCGGCTTTCATCGCCGTCGGCCTCTTCTTTTCCTCTCTGACCGAAAATCAGATCGTCGCCGCCATCCTGACTTTCGGCGCCCTTCTTCTGTTCTGGGTGATGGGCTGGGCGGCCAATGCCGCCGGAGGAATCTGGCAGGACGTTCTCAACTATCTGTCATTCTTCCAGCACTTCGACGACATGACCCGGGGCATCCTGGACACGTCGGATGTCGTTTACTATCTGAGCTTCGCCTTTTTCGGTCTGTTCCTGACGCATGCCGTGATCCAGTCGCGGCGGTGGAGATAACGACATGAACAAGATAAAAAGCCATCTCAACTCCCTCGGCCTGACGCTCGTGTTCGCCGGGCTCGCGGCCCTGCGCATCTGGCCCCATCGAAAAACGGCCGCTCTGATCATCGCCGGTCTCGGCGTGGCCGCACTCATCGTCTATCTTGTCCTTCATCTCTCCCACCTCAAGAAAAATTTCAAGCGGAAATCTTTCCTCTATTCGAGCAACATGGTTCTCATCGTTGTTATCGTCCTGGCCATTCTCGTTCTGGTCAATGTTTTTCTGGCCAAGCAGCGCTATCGCATCGACTTCACCGAGACCAAGCTCCACAGCCTGTCCGACCAGTCCGTGACGGTTCTCAAGAATCTGAAACACGACGTCCGAGCCAAAGCCTTTTTCCGGGACATCCACTTCGGCCGGGGCGCCATGGAAAACCTCCTCAAAATCTATGCCTATCACTCCGGAAAATTCTCCTATGAGTTCATCGATCCGGATAAAAATCCCGGCCTGGTCAAGCGCTACGATATCACCCAGGACGGGACAACCGTCCTGGAATACCTGGACCGGGAAAGCCGGATCACATCGACCACGGAAGAGGAGATCACCAACACCCTGATCAAGATCACGCGCGACGGCAAAAAGACCATTTATTTCCTTGAAGGTCACGGCCAGCCGAGCATCGAGGAGAGCGGAGACGGAGGCTTTTCGCAGGCAAAAAACGAGCTCGAAAAAATGGGTTACGAAGTCGGGAAGATGACCCTGGCGCTTACGGAAACCTTTCCCGCCGACTGCGATCTCCTGATCGTTCCCGGTCCGCGGAAGGACCTCCTTCCCGACGAGAAGGTGTCCATCCGCCGGTATCTCGGGCGGGGCGGCCGGGTGTTTCTCATGATCGATCCGGAGACCGCGCCGGACATGATCCCTTTTCTGCATGAATTCGGAATCCGCCTCGAAGATGACCTCATCGTGGACACGGTCTCGCGTCTTCTCGGCGGCGATTATTTCATGCCCGTCGTCAGCGAATACGAAAGTCACGAGATCAGCCGCAATTTCCGATACGCCACGTTCTTCCCCTTCGCCCGGTCGGTCGAACTCGAAGATCCGCTGCCGGACGGTGTTTCTCTGACGGTTCTGGCCCGAACGAGCTCCAATGCCTGGGCCGAGCGCCAGCTCGACCAGAAAGAGGTCCGGTTCGATCCGGACAAGGACCGCCCCGGTCCGATTTCCCTGGCCGTCGTCGGCACGATTTCCGGATCGGCCGAAGCCCTTTTCCGGCCGGAGGAACCCGATCTCCCGCATCCCGACAGCGAGGGCCGCATCGCCGTCTTCGGCGACTCCGACTTCATCACCAACCGCTATTTCAACTTCTCCGGGAACGGAAACTTTTTCCTCAACACCGTCAACTGGCTGACCGAGGAAGCCGACCTCATCTCCATCCAGCCCCGAACCGCAGCCCCGCGCACCCTTCGGCTGACGCCGTCCCAGGGCCGGTTGATCTTCTTCACGAGCGTCGTTGTGCTTCCCCTGGCCGTGCTGCTTCTGGGATTGAGCGTCTGGCTCAGAAGGAGGGCTCTGTGAAGTTCCGGACAACGCTGATCCTGCTCATCGTCTTCGTTGTCCTCCTGACGGCCTACCTCGTTTTCGAATCGCGGACGAAGTCGTCGGAGGACAGAAAGGACCGGGAAGCCCTTCTGACCGAATTCGAAGAGACCGACATCGAAAAGATGTCGGTTCCCGCCGGCGACGGCGTCATCGTCTTCGATCGGGATGAGGCCGGAATCTGGATGATCGCCGCGCCTCTCCGGGCGCCGGCCGACGTCTATGAAGTCGACAATCTCGTCCGGAACTTCGCCCGCCTTCGGATCGAACGCATCGTCGAAGAGGACCCGGAGGATGTCGAATCCTACGGCATCGGAGAAAGAGACGTCCTCTTCTGGGCGAAGGGCGAGGGGAAACCCGTCCGGATTCAGATCGGCATGGAAAACCCCATCGGAGGGACGCTCTTCGCCCGCCGGGACGACGAAAAGCGCATTGTTCTCCTGGCTTCGACGCTCAAGTTCTCTCTTGATAAAACACTCTTTGATTTCCGGAAAAAGGACGTGTTCGCCTTCGAGACCGGGGACATCTCAAAACTGCGGGTTCAGGCCGGGGCGAAGGCCTGGGACGTCTCCAAGGAGGACGACCGTTGGTGGCTGACCTCGCCGGTCCGGGCTTTGGCTTCGAACACCCGGATCCGGTCCCTGCTCGAGACCTTGTCCGGGCTCAAGGCCCGGTCTTTCGCGGCCGAAGACAAATCCGCCGCCGACCTCAAGGCCTTCGGCCTGGACAAACCGGGATACACGGTCGCCCTGAGCGCGGCGGATTTGGAGGAGGACATGGTCTTTTTTCTGGCCCGTTCGGGCGACGATGTCTATGTTTCCACGGACAAATCACCTCTTGTCGTCTCCGTCGAAACGCGGATTCTGGAGGATCTCGAAAAGCCGCTCGAGGACTTCCGAGAAAATAAGGCCGCGGATTTCAACAGTTGGGAGGCCGACCGGCTCTCGATCACCGCGGACGGCAAAACGATCACCGCCTTCAAGGACGGCGAGGGCTTCGACGCCGCATGGAAGATCGAGGGGATCGAGGGCATCGCCGACAGGTTCCTCATCGAATCCTTCATCCGGAAAGTCGAGTATCTCGAAGCCCTAACCTTTGTCGACGCCCCGGGACAGCGGGTCCGCCATGGCCTCGAACCGCCGGGCGCCGTGATCACGGTCCGCGTCAAACCTTACAGCGGCGAACACCGGGAGATCGTTCTTCATGTCGGCCTGGAAGTCGAAGAGGAAGGACGGGTCGCCGTCCGCAATCCCGAACTCGACTACCACATGATGGTCGATTCCTCCTTCCTGGCCGAAATGCCCAAGGAGGGCGGAGACTGGATGCCGAAGGAAGACCCGGATCGTCCGTGAATTCTCATGACTGTCGCCCTCGAGGCCCAAATGAACTTCCGCTTTTAAGGCTCGAGGGAATCCCTTCACAAGACGCGTCCGGACCCCGGCGAGGCCCGGCCGCTCCGGCTCCGATTCTCGCTCTCCTTGACCTGCGGTCTCGGATCCGTGCCCGCTCGGCCCTCCGACGGCTTGTTCCGGGATTCCCCCTGCGCCTCGCGGAAGTTATCTCTAGCATTTTGGACAAGAACGATGCGTTCGCATAATTTTATTGCCGTCGATCCCGTTGTTTTCCGCAGGCGTCTTCTCAACTGGTACCGCCGGAACCGCCGGGAACTTCCCTGGCGGAAGACGGCCGACCCTTATGCGGTCTGGGTCTCCGAAATCATGCTTCAGCAGACAACGGTCAAGGCGGTCATCCCCTATTACGAACGGTGGATGCGTCTGTTTCCGGACATCAAGTCTCTGGCGGGAGCTCCTCTACGGAAAGTTCTCAAGGCCTGGCAGGGGCTCGGGTATTATCAGCGCGCCCGGAACCTCCATGCCGCGGCCCGGACCATTGTCCGCAATCACGGAGGACGGATTCCCGACGACGCCGAAAGCTTGTCACGTCTTCCCGGGTTCGGAGCCTATACCACGGCCGCCGTCCTTAGCATCGTCTTCGGAAAAACCCTCCCCGTTTTGGACGGAAATGTTCGTCGA
Protein-coding regions in this window:
- a CDS encoding Gldg family protein yields the protein MNKIKSHLNSLGLTLVFAGLAALRIWPHRKTAALIIAGLGVAALIVYLVLHLSHLKKNFKRKSFLYSSNMVLIVVIVLAILVLVNVFLAKQRYRIDFTETKLHSLSDQSVTVLKNLKHDVRAKAFFRDIHFGRGAMENLLKIYAYHSGKFSYEFIDPDKNPGLVKRYDITQDGTTVLEYLDRESRITSTTEEEITNTLIKITRDGKKTIYFLEGHGQPSIEESGDGGFSQAKNELEKMGYEVGKMTLALTETFPADCDLLIVPGPRKDLLPDEKVSIRRYLGRGGRVFLMIDPETAPDMIPFLHEFGIRLEDDLIVDTVSRLLGGDYFMPVVSEYESHEISRNFRYATFFPFARSVELEDPLPDGVSLTVLARTSSNAWAERQLDQKEVRFDPDKDRPGPISLAVVGTISGSAEALFRPEEPDLPHPDSEGRIAVFGDSDFITNRYFNFSGNGNFFLNTVNWLTEEADLISIQPRTAAPRTLRLTPSQGRLIFFTSVVVLPLAVLLLGLSVWLRRRAL
- a CDS encoding DUF4340 domain-containing protein; protein product: MKFRTTLILLIVFVVLLTAYLVFESRTKSSEDRKDREALLTEFEETDIEKMSVPAGDGVIVFDRDEAGIWMIAAPLRAPADVYEVDNLVRNFARLRIERIVEEDPEDVESYGIGERDVLFWAKGEGKPVRIQIGMENPIGGTLFARRDDEKRIVLLASTLKFSLDKTLFDFRKKDVFAFETGDISKLRVQAGAKAWDVSKEDDRWWLTSPVRALASNTRIRSLLETLSGLKARSFAAEDKSAADLKAFGLDKPGYTVALSAADLEEDMVFFLARSGDDVYVSTDKSPLVVSVETRILEDLEKPLEDFRENKAADFNSWEADRLSITADGKTITAFKDGEGFDAAWKIEGIEGIADRFLIESFIRKVEYLEALTFVDAPGQRVRHGLEPPGAVITVRVKPYSGEHREIVLHVGLEVEEEGRVAVRNPELDYHMMVDSSFLAEMPKEGGDWMPKEDPDRP